One genomic region from Vicia villosa cultivar HV-30 ecotype Madison, WI unplaced genomic scaffold, Vvil1.0 ctg.001210F_1_1, whole genome shotgun sequence encodes:
- the LOC131634035 gene encoding uncharacterized protein LOC131634035: MDRSWMRANRLSAEYKHGVMQFLQFVESDAEKNLPPLESNAEKSLLVLFLCPCVRCANQEPELSKKEIMNHLICVGICQSYTQWIWHGEVVAKSNMSQRDNVSVEMDDRLEDMMREIGQYSFKRAHAYDTLCNDKDKPLYPGCTNFTRLSAVLKLFNLKANNGWTDKSFTKLFELLTQMLPEGNILPSRYYEAKKILCQLGLEHEKIHACPNDCILYRKEYVNYNHCLKCKASH; this comes from the coding sequence atggatcgtagttggatgagagCTAATCGATTAAGTGCTGAGTACAAACATGGAGTGATGCAATTTCTACAGTTTGTTGAAAGTGATGCGGAAAAAAATCTTCCTCCTCTTGAAAGTAATGCTGAAAAAAGTCTTCTCGTGCTTTTTCTCTGTCCATGTGTTCGTTGTGCAAATCAAGAACCAGAACTTAGTAAGAAAGAGATCATGAATCATCTAATTTGTGTAGGGATTTGTCAAAGTTATACACAATGGATATGGCACGGTGAAGTAGTAGCAAAGTCAAATATGTCCCAAAGAGATAATGTTAGTGTAGAAATGGATGATCGTCTAGAAGACATGATGCGTGAAATTGGACAATATTCGTTTAAGAGGGCACATGCGTATGATACTTTATGCAATGACAAGGATAAACCTTTGTACCCAGGATGCACAAATTTTACACGTTTGTCAGCcgtgttaaaattatttaatctgAAGGCAAATAACGGGTGGACTGATAAAAGTTTTACCAAATTGTTTGAATTGTTGACACAAATGCTTCCAGAAGGTAACATATTACCAAGTCGTTATTACGAGGCGAAGAAAATATTGTGTCAGTTGGGTTTGGAGCatgaaaagatacatgcatgcccTAATGATTGTATATTATACAGAAAAGAGTATGTAAACTATAATCATTGTCTGAAGTGCAAGGCGTCACATTGA